TCCGTAACGTGCCAAAAGAGCTGGAAGAAGCCGCATTCATTGATGGAGCCAACCATATCACGACCCTGTTCAAAATCTATCTGCCTGTATCCATGCCCGCCATTGCCACGATCTCCTTGTTCACCATGGTAGGTCAATGGAATTCCTGGTTCGACGGGCTGATCTATATGAATGATGCTTCCAAATATCCACTCGCCACGTTAATGCAGACCATTATCGTACAGCAGGATTTTTCCAACATGAACGTGGATGCAACGCAGCTCCAGAACATGTCCCAGCGTACGGTGAACGCGGCACAGATCTTTATTGGCGCTCTGCCGATCCTGCTCGTGTATCCGTTCTTGCAGCGTTTCTTCGTGAAGGGGATTGTGCTCGGGGCGGTAAAAGAGTAAGGCAAACACACGGAATCCCCTCTTGGAATTCTTCTTCATTTTATAAGTGCATTCTATACGTTCATTATTTCAGTTGATTCGAATTCGTTCTTCCGCGAGTTGCGTTGTTATATTCATTAATTAACTCATCCAGCACCATGGATTGGCGAATAACCTCCGGATGCCACAGTTCCGCATATTGAGCTGCAATCTGGTAGAGCCTTTGCCGTGCATGTTCGATACATTCCTGAATGGTTTCCGGATTATGTACCATACTCCCGCCCCCTGTTGTCCTTGAATATCATCATCCAAAAAAGACCATCTAATATAATATTCGGAACAAGAGGGGATTTGGATTACCCCAAAATTAAAATTTTGGTTATTTTTTCTTGAAATTTTTATTATTAGCGTGGATCACATAACCTGATGTACGTATATGTTCAAAGCAAATAAACCGGATCGGCTGCGGCCTGTCCGGTTTTATAGCGTTTATATATTTTCCAAAACGACGTCACATGCCGAGATGAATATGAGCATTCTCAGCAGCTTACGTACGCTAATCCTCATATTTCGTAAAAAAAACATCCTCAAGAACGGCCTTGGCCTTCTTCAGATCACGGGAATTCAGCGTATGAAGCATCCCCATAATTTCATTCATTTCCTCGTTAATGGTCACTGCTTCCGTATTCTCATTATCATTATCGTTTGAAGTTTCGTCGGGATATGGTCCCCCTTCACTAGTAACCATGGATGGATCGTCTTTTTCCGAATGAAACCAGGAGGTATG
This Paenibacillus xylanexedens DNA region includes the following protein-coding sequences:
- a CDS encoding aspartyl-phosphate phosphatase Spo0E family protein — its product is MVHNPETIQECIEHARQRLYQIAAQYAELWHPEVIRQSMVLDELINEYNNATRGRTNSNQLK